A genome region from Polypterus senegalus isolate Bchr_013 chromosome 7, ASM1683550v1, whole genome shotgun sequence includes the following:
- the LOC120532140 gene encoding C-X-C motif chemokine 11-1-like, whose amino-acid sequence MICMAFLFLAFLLHPATEGSPLPTRVRCSCIGSGVDFISPARIEKIEIFPSSAVCSQLEIIVTLKDTTQKCMNPKSRFTQNIINKAKKERSSH is encoded by the exons ATGATCTGCATGGCGTTTCTTTTCCTTGCTTTCCTTTTGCACCCTGCCACTGAAG GATCCCCCCTACCCACAAGGGTGCGCTGCAGCTGCATTGGAAGTGGGGTTGACTTCATTTCTCCAGCTCGAATTGAGAAGATTGAAATATTTCCATCCTCTGCAGTTTGTTCACAACTTGAAATTAT TGTTACCCTGAAGGATACAACACAGAAGTGCATGAATCCAAAATCCAGATTTACTCAAAATATAATCaacaaagcaaagaaagaaag ATCTTCACATTAA